The Glutamicibacter mishrai DNA window TTGGTCGGGCCGTCCGAGGCCATGAGGTTCAGCGGGTCATTGGCGAACTCGAACCGGGCTTCTTTGTCCCAGTGCTGCGCTCCTTTTTGCCATGCATCCGACAGGGCGACGACGTGGTCAATCTGGACCGCGGTGCTGGTGCTCTGGCCTCGAACGAAGTTAATGGTGGTGTTCGTGTAGGGATCGTGAAAGGTTCCGCTGAGTACCACGCAGGGCCTGGAGGCGGATTTGTACTTCACGTCTTCCAGGTCGCGCGCCAGGATGTCATTGCGCGCATCGCAGCCATTGTGGTCCGGGTCTTTCCAGCCCTTGCTGAATTTTTCGCGTTCATAGCCGGTCTTCGGTGCGCGGCCCTTGACGTCGATTTTCGCGAGCAGCTCAAGCGAGTCGGTGTAGCTTGCGCGTTGCGCTGCGCCGTCATGGGTGGTGTCGGCCTGCGCGTCGGGAACGCGGTACTGCTCGATGGAATCGAGGGTTGAGCATCCCGTGAGGGCAAGGGATGAGGCGATGAGTGCAAATGAAATGGTGCGACGCAGCAGGCGCATGCGGTGGTACGACTCCTAGGGAAATGAAAGCTGGCAACGGGTATAAGCCCTTAATGAACTATATGGAGCAGGCCGGACCATTTAGTTGTGATGGCGCCGTGTTTTGGTGTGAGATGCGTGTGAACCGTCAGGAAGTGATATTTCAAGATTTCATAACGATTGTTATTCCTTGCCTTGACATGCATTGTTTAAGTCAGATTCCTAACATAAGGTCGATTGAAATAACTCATTCACCTCTGCATTGGAGCGCTCATGAAGCGGACTGCCCCGTTGGCCCTGGCTC harbors:
- a CDS encoding HNH endonuclease family protein; amino-acid sequence: MRLLRRTISFALIASSLALTGCSTLDSIEQYRVPDAQADTTHDGAAQRASYTDSLELLAKIDVKGRAPKTGYEREKFSKGWKDPDHNGCDARNDILARDLEDVKYKSASRPCVVLSGTFHDPYTNTTINFVRGQSTSTAVQIDHVVALSDAWQKGAQHWDKEARFEFANDPLNLMASDGPTNAAKGDKDAASWLPPNKRFRCEYVSRQTQVKAKYGAWMTKGEHDAIERILKNCV